The following coding sequences lie in one Drosophila sulfurigaster albostrigata strain 15112-1811.04 chromosome 2R, ASM2355843v2, whole genome shotgun sequence genomic window:
- the LOC133835480 gene encoding diacylglycerol kinase eta isoform X9, whose translation MAANLKPNTLHVDSLSPRNLTSLSSGLSSACSSGSVSPVPIIPIIAISRDGDETESESEIETEPARIFHRRMSTKRNSNLASIIKEGFLLKHTWSFQRWRRRYFRLKRNHLYYAKDAKCDVFDEIDLSELCYFECSIKNVNHSFQIITPTRSLVLCADSRREMEDWLGSLKMATAPQRPRGDSFLIDQHDILSNHHHWYATSHARPTYCNVCRDALSGVTSHGLSCEVCKCKVHKRCAAKAIANCKWTTLATVGKDIIEQPDGSIIMPHQWMEGNLPVSAVCAVCKKTCGSVLRLQDWRCLWCRDTVHVACRPQMAIACPIGPAKLSVVPPTSVHSISTDDAWDVVSPKGNFSPLLVFVNSKSGDNQGVKFLRRFKQLLNPAQVFDLISTGPSLGLRLFRHFEIFRILVCSGDGSVGWVLSEIDRFNMHKQCQVAVMPLGTGNDLARVLGWGSSCDDDTHLPQILERYESASTKMLDRWSIMVFEKAISVPKTPKMSITTEQEALLTGMVTSANHHLRFIVETNDTQTLISSTRTLCDTVEDLVARICEHHKDDEQLTIKCDILRQKLNMLLDALQEEEMGAHSGDDLIATIRSLIVRGAASSAAAARPSYLNPNMPIEKNEKDHINSKERRNSRSLRSSEKEALQSRANSVKRAIYNVVEHSEPGRPKRYQRKLSITPFEALKIPANNSGESTPCSSPLPIIPPINIISPTMETSRLTCISPLPDTRRDSVDENFFNSINLPAPRQFADSRRSSGVPEVIQEMEEGANGETIYRIGRLSLSGGANIDDAGNRLSPSSDGGDNTPTERKVDFLRVPIITGEPIVDPLSDYRPIEVFERTYYMARELDKDKERKADGDGSDASSIINCDKEDANENEKGETLQPQRALVHTCNLQVPGIVVTPNSQNVYTSASLTIIDTDAQTNTNTEQSSSEELGGEASDVLSAISNEECSVASEIFDKPETGHTLGDIIQNLDASNFTHIDSPETSDETEAMPGESLMDDISSVLGHDITNALADNTITDDTTTLCSEHIGPPKPPRKKSMSALTQSKSHPLRRNSSPPRIARLARMDSDDNPQQFGFENIVFEIDNRCDDQKMREPPRFCSLAQFVEGNDIARQSFKQLTLDSNRNNDSTNNEDVVTPTNSIISKAYPNMTMTTTSDELDELSMQTAIKIEIQDAEASSTTTATSTKPLESAMASSTSPTKKSGHGQDVKRITFDESCKKESFDDVNPNYPQISVVVRPPTPLRGDSVKPTTSSSSILTTPSGLLGVRSLNSSEIRRHSSHAPSLSVREYDKDKDRRHSGFNPNFLTLDPEHARFLSSSPAASRRISCGSLFKKKNQKNYTKRAYGLFSVRFFVVAEPDIRLATLALIRPLIPLPNEALPNLQTLKGSKSSLFMGSTLFGFEHFNAGDKEEKLSKDKEKTPTEETSRKLPIINPLVRLPNWPNLTNGTGFISKCLLANADTLCAAVSPLMDPDETLLAGYHEKCVMNNYFGIGIDAKISLDFHNKREEHPEKCRSRARNYMWYGVLGSKQLLQKTCKNLEQRVQLECDGQRIPLPELQGIVILNIPSFMGGTNFWGSSTKKDDIFLTPSFDDRVLEVVAVFGSVQMAASRLINLQHHRIAQCQSVQINILGDEEIPIQVDGEAWLQPPGMIRILHKNRVQMLCRNRSLEVSLKSWQEKQRQHSISIQRDASSTASEHAASTDEVISERECYVLLNFIEAVSSLVKWVKFLIISHPALQHDLYEVACRASEALESIHPQGKLLEGPSLRTKLVEVIDSSRQLYDDACTLLRDRGHSLILREDLETKLSAALANMEMELKKCSVQKCIDGKLRAYFNVLAPNEESDGRRKSRAFWGRLRSGSTAGQQQFKPPLTNTREAANNWSVNEVVTWLETMQLSEYVDSFLKNDIRGKELLTLGRRDLKDLGVVKVGHVKRILQAIKDLSEN comes from the exons tgCGATGTTTTCGATGAGATCGATCTATCCGAGTTGTGTTATTTCGAGTGCAGTATTAAGAACGTAAATCATAGCTTTCAG aTTATCACACCTACCCGCTCTCTGGTGCTCTGCGCCGACTCCAGACGCGAAATGGAGGACTGGCTAGGCTCTCTGAAGATGGCAACAGCTCCGCAGCGTCCTCGAGGCGATAGCTTTCTGATTGACCAGCATGACATTCTCTCCAACCACCACCATTGGTATGCCACCTCGCACGCGCGTCCCACCTACTGCAATGTGTGCCGCGATGCATTGTCCGGGGTCACCTCGCATGGACTCAGCTGCGAGGTGTGCAAGTGCAAGGTGCACAAGCGTTGTGCGGCTAAAGCGATTGCTAACTGCAAGTGGACAACGCTGGCCACCGTAGGCAAAGATATTATCGAGCAACCCGACGGCAGCATCATAATGCCGCATCAATGGATGGAGGGCAATCTGCCCGTGTCAGCggtgtgtgctgtgtgcaaAAAGACCTGTGGATCAGTGCTGCGCCTGCAGGATTGGCGTTGTCTCTGGTGCAGGGATACGGTGCATGTGGCATGTCGACCACAGATGGCCATTGCCTGCCCCATTGGACCAGCTAAGCTGTCCGTGGTGCCGCCCACGAGCGTGCATTCAATCAGCACCGATGATGCCTGGGATGTGGTCAGCCCGAAAGGAAACTTCTCGCCTCTGCTCGTATTTGTGAACTCCAAGTCGGGTGATAATCAAGGCGTTAAATTCTTGCGTCGCTTCAAACAGCTGTTGAATCCGGCGCAGGTCTTTGATCTGATCTCAACGGGTCCCAGTCTGGGCTTGCGTCTCTTTCGACACTTTGAAATATTTCGCATACTAGTCTGCTCTGGCGATGGATCCGTTGGCTGGGTGCTCAGCGAAATCGATCGTTTCAATATGCAT aaaCAATGCCAAGTGGCTGTTATGCCATTGGGAACTGGCAATGATCTGGCCAGGGTTTTGGGCTGGGGCTCCAGTTGCGACGACGACACGCATTTGCCGCAAATTCTTGAGCGCTATGAATCGGCCAGCACTAAAATGCTGGATCGCTGGAGCATTATGGTCTTTGAGAAGGCCATCAGTGTGCCGAAGACTCCAAAGATGTCGATTACAACAGAGCAGGAAGCGCTGCTTACGGGCATGGTAACATCGGCCAATCATCATCTGCGCTTCATTGTGGAAACGAACGATACCCAAACACTCATCTCCTCCACGCGCACATTGTGTGACACCGTCGAAGATCTCGTGGCACGCATCTGTGAGCATCATAAGGATGATGAACAACTGACCATCAAATGTGACATTCTTAGACAGAAGCTGAACATGCTGCTGGATGCTCTGCAGGAGGAGGAAATGGGCGCCCACAGTGGCGACGATTTGATAGCTACCATACGCAGTCTTATTGTGCGAGGAGCTGCCTCTTCAGCCGCAGCAGCTCGACCATCGTATCT GAATCCGAACATGCCTATTGAGAAGAACGAAAAGGATCACATAAATTCGAAGGAGCGACGCAATAGCCGGTCACTGCGATCCAGCGAGAAGGAAGCTCTGCAGTCCCGTGCCAACAGCGTCAAGCGGGCCATATACAATGTGGTCGAGCACTCGGAGCCAGGTCGCCCAAAACGCTACCAACGCAAGCTGTCGATTACCCCATTTGAGGCCCTAAAGATACCCGCTAACAACTCTGGAGAATCGACGCCATGCAGTTCGCCGTTGCCCATAATACCACCCATCAACATAATCTCACCGACAATGGAGACTTCGCGTCTAACCTGCATCTCACCGCTGCCGGACACCCGCCGTGATTCTGTGGACGAGAACTTTTTCAACAGCATCAATTTGCCAGCGCCGCGTCAGTTTGCCGACAGTCGCCGCAGCTCAGGCGTGCCTGAGGTCATACAGGAGATGGAGGAGGGCGCCAACGGCGAGACAATCTATCGCATAGGACGACTATCGCTCAGTGGCGGCGCCAACATTGATGATGCCGGCAATCGTCTGTCGCCCAGCAGCGATGGCGGGGATAATACACCCACTGAGCGCAAGGTGGATTTTCTGCGGGTACCCATCATAACCGGTGAACCGATTGTTGATCCCCTCTCCGACTACAGACCCATTGAGGTATTCGAACGCACCTACTACATGGCACGTGAACTGGACAAGGATAAGGAGCGCAAAGCAGATGGCGATGGCAGCGATGCGAGCAGCATAATCAACTGCGACAAAGAGGATGCAAATGAGAACGAAAAGGGCGAAACATTGCAGCCGCAACGAGCTCTGGTACACACATGTAACCTGCAGGTACCCGGCATTGTCGTAACCCCCAACTCCCAAAATGTTTATACAAGCGCAAGCCTCACAATCATTGATACCGATGCCCAGACGAACACGAACACT GAGCAATCATCATCAGAGGAACTTGGAGGCGAGGCGAGCGATGTGCTGTCGGCCATCAGCAATGAGGAGTGCAGCGTTGCCTCGGAGATATTTGATAAACCCGAGACTGGTCACACACTTGGCGATATTATACAG AATCTCGATGCGAGCAACTTTACGCACATTGATTCGCCCGAAACGAGCGATGAGACCGAAGCCATGCCCGGCGAGAGTCTGATGGATGACATCAGCTCAGTCCTGGGCCATGACATAACCAATGCGCTGGCGGATAATACGATAACGGATGACACAACCACACTCTGCTCCGAGCACATTGGTCCACCAAAGCCGCCGCGCAAAAAGTCGATGAGCGCCTTAACACAATCGAAATCGCATCCTTTGAGACGTAACTCATCGCCACCGCGAATTGCGCGATTGGCGCGCATGGACAGCGATGATAATCCGCAGCAGTTTGGCTTTGAGAACATTGTGTTTGAGATCGATAATCGCTGCGATGATCAGAAGATGCGTGAGCCGCCACGTTTCTGCAGCCTGGCGCAGTTCGTGGAAGGTAACGATATAGCGCGACAAAGTTTCAAG CAGCTAACACTCGatagcaacagaaacaacgaCAGCACCAACAACGAAGATGTGGTAACGCCCACAAATTCAATCATATCAAAGGCGTATCCGAACATGACAATGACTACGACTAGCGATGAACTGGATGAACTGTCAATGCAAACAGcgattaaaattgaaatacaagATGCTGAGGCatcgtcaacaacaacagcgacatcAACGAAACCACTTGAATCGGCAATGGCATCATCGACGTCGCCCACGAAGAAATCTGGTCATGGACAAGATGTAAAGCGCATTACTTTTGATGAGTCGTGTAAGAAAGAATCCTTTGATGATGTAAATCCCAACTATCCACAGATAAGTGTTGTTGTAAGACCACCAACACCATTGCGCGGTGACTCCGTCAAACCCacaacgtcgtcgtcatccATCCTGACGACGCCGTCGGGTCTGCTCGGCGTGCGATCATTGAACTCCTCGGAGATCCGACGACACTCGAGTCATGCGCCCAGCTTATCTGTCCGCGAATATGACAAGGATAAAGATCGTCGCCATTCCGGTTTCAATCCAAATTTCTTAACATTGGATCCGGAGCATGCGCGCTTCCTCAGCAGTTCACCAGCGGCTAGTCGTAGAATTAGCTGTGGCAGTCTCTTCAAG aagaaaaaccaaaaaaattacaCTAAACGCGCTTATGGACTGTTCAGTGTGCGTTTCTTTGTGGTTGCCGAACCAGACATTCGCCTGGCGACCTTGGCGCTTATTAGGCCGTTGATACCGCTG CCGAACGAAGCATTACCAAATCTGCAGACGCTCAAGGGCTCCAAGTCGAGTCTATTCATGGGCTCCACTCTCTTTGGTTTCGAGCACTTTAATGCGGGCGATAAGGAGGAAAAGCTCAGCAAGGATAAGGAGAAGACGCCGACGGAAGAAACCAGCCGCAAGCTGCCTATTATCAATCCTCTAGTGCGCTTGCCCAATTGGCCAA ATCTGACGAATGGCACTGGCTTCATCTCCAAATGTCTGCTGGCCAATGCAGACACTTTGTGTGCAGCAGTTAGCCCGCTTATGGATCCTGATGAAACCCTACTGGCCGGATACCATGAGAAATGTGTTATGAATAACTAtttcggcatcggcatcgatGCCAAGATCTCGCTGGACTTTCACAACAAACGCGAAGAGCATCCAGAAAAGTGTCGCTCAAGAGCTCGCAACTACATGTGGTATGGAGTGCTCGGTTCAAAACAATTGCTACAGAAGACCTGCAAAAATTTGGAGCAACGAGTGCAGTTGGAGTGTGATGGCCAACGAATACCATTACCCGAGCTTCAGGGTATTGTTATACTAAACATACCCAGTTTTATGGGCGGCACAAACTTTTGGGGCAGCAGCACCAAGAAGGACGACATCTTCTTGACGCCCAGCTTCGATGATCGTGTACTCGAAGTGGTCGCCGTGTTTGGATCAGTGCAAATGGCAGCCTCACGTTTAATCAATCTTCAACACCATCGTATTGCCCAGTGTCAGAGTGTACAGATTAATATCTTGGGCGACGAGGAAATACCCATTCAGGTCGATGGCGAGGCTTGGCTGCAGCCGCCAGGCATGATTCGCATCCTCCACAAGAATCGCGTCCAGATGCTGTGCCGTAATCGCAGCCTGGAGGTCTCATTAAAGAGCTGGCAGGagaagcagcgacagcatAGCATCTCTATACAGCGTGATGCCTCTTCGACAGCCTCCGAACATGCCGCCTCCACGGATGAGGTCATTTCGGAACGTGAATGCTACGTGCTGTTGAACTTTATTGAGGCTGTCAGTTCATTGGTGAAATGGGTCAAGTTCTTGATCATATCGCATCCGGCACTTCAGCATGATTTATATGAGGTAGCCTGCCGGGCCAGTGAAGCATTGGAGTCAATACATCCGCAGGGCAAACTTCTCGAGGGTCCTTCGTTGCGCACCAAATTGGTTGAGGTAATCGACTCGTCACGCCAATTATATGATGATGCGTGCACTTTGCTGCGTGATCGCGGACACAGTCTCATACTACGCGAGGATCTGGAGACGAAGCTGAGCGCAGCTTTGGCCAATatggaaatggaattgaaGAAGTGCTCGGTGCAAAAATGCATCGATGGCAAGTTGCGAGCCTACTTCAACGTGCTGGCACCCAATGAGGAG TCGGATGGTCGCCGTAAGTCACGTGCATTCTGGGGTCGTCTACGCTCTGGATCGACAGCTGGTCAACAGCAGTTCAAGCCGCCACTCACGAATACCCGAGAAGCTGCCAATAACTGGAGCGTCAATGAGGTGGTCACCTGGCTGGAGACCATGCAGCTATCGGAATATGTTGATAGTTTCCTTAAGAATGATATACGCGGCAAGGAGCTGCTGACCTTGGGTCGACGTGATCTCAAGGACTTGGGCGTTGTTAAAGTGGGTCATGTGAAGCGCATATTGCAAGCTATTAAAGATCTAAGCGAGAATTAA
- the LOC133835480 gene encoding diacylglycerol kinase eta isoform X1 — protein MAANLKPNTLHVDSLSPRNLTSLSSGLSSACSSGSVSPVPIIPIIAISRDGDETESESEIETEPARIFHRRMSTKRNSNLASIIKEGFLLKHTWSFQRWRRRYFRLKRNHLYYAKDAKCDVFDEIDLSELCYFECSIKNVNHSFQIITPTRSLVLCADSRREMEDWLGSLKMATAPQRPRGDSFLIDQHDILSNHHHWYATSHARPTYCNVCRDALSGVTSHGLSCEVCKCKVHKRCAAKAIANCKWTTLATVGKDIIEQPDGSIIMPHQWMEGNLPVSAVCAVCKKTCGSVLRLQDWRCLWCRDTVHVACRPQMAIACPIGPAKLSVVPPTSVHSISTDDAWDVVSPKGNFSPLLVFVNSKSGDNQGVKFLRRFKQLLNPAQVFDLISTGPSLGLRLFRHFEIFRILVCSGDGSVGWVLSEIDRFNMHKQCQVAVMPLGTGNDLARVLGWGSSCDDDTHLPQILERYESASTKMLDRWSIMVFEKAISVPKTPKMSITTEQEALLTGMVTSANHHLRFIVETNDTQTLISSTRTLCDTVEDLVARICEHHKDDEQLTIKCDILRQKLNMLLDALQEEEMGAHSGDDLIATIRSLIVRGAASSAAAARPSYLNPNMPIEKNEKDHINSKERRNSRSLRSSEKEALQSRANSVKRAIYNVVEHSEPGRPKRYQRKLSITPFEALKIPANNSGESTPCSSPLPIIPPINIISPTMETSRLTCISPLPDTRRDSVDENFFNSINLPAPRQFADSRRSSGVPEVIQEMEEGANGETIYRIGRLSLSGGANIDDAGNRLSPSSDGGDNTPTERKVDFLRVPIITGEPIVDPLSDYRPIEVFERTYYMARELDKDKERKADGDGSDASSIINCDKEDANENEKGETLQPQRALVHTCNLQVPGIVVTPNSQNVYTSASLTIIDTDAQTNTNTEQSSSEELGGEASDVLSAISNEECSVASEIFDKPETGHTLGDIIQNLDASNFTHIDSPETSDETEAMPGESLMDDISSVLGHDITNALADNTITDDTTTLCSEHIGPPKPPRKKSMSALTQSKSHPLRRNSSPPRIARLARMDSDDNPQQFGFENIVFEIDNRCDDQKMREPPRFCSLAQFVEGNDIARQSFKRPKKRISLKKLKSTTTIVSQQQLTLDSNRNNDSTNNEDVVTPTNSIISKAYPNMTMTTTSDELDELSMQTAIKIEIQDAEASSTTTATSTKPLESAMASSTSPTKKSGHGQDVKRITFDESCKKESFDDVNPNYPQISVVVRPPTPLRGDSVKPTTSSSSILTTPSGLLGVRSLNSSEIRRHSSHAPSLSVREYDKDKDRRHSGFNPNFLTLDPEHARFLSSSPAASRRISCGSLFKPNEALPNLQTLKGSKSSLFMGSTLFGFEHFNAGDKEEKLSKDKEKTPTEETSRKLPIINPLVRLPNWPNLTNGTGFISKCLLANADTLCAAVSPLMDPDETLLAGYHEKCVMNNYFGIGIDAKISLDFHNKREEHPEKCRSRARNYMWYGVLGSKQLLQKTCKNLEQRVQLECDGQRIPLPELQGIVILNIPSFMGGTNFWGSSTKKDDIFLTPSFDDRVLEVVAVFGSVQMAASRLINLQHHRIAQCQSVQINILGDEEIPIQVDGEAWLQPPGMIRILHKNRVQMLCRNRSLEVSLKSWQEKQRQHSISIQRDASSTASEHAASTDEVISERECYVLLNFIEAVSSLVKWVKFLIISHPALQHDLYEVACRASEALESIHPQGKLLEGPSLRTKLVEVIDSSRQLYDDACTLLRDRGHSLILREDLETKLSAALANMEMELKKCSVQKCIDGKLRAYFNVLAPNEESDGRRKSRAFWGRLRSGSTAGQQQFKPPLTNTREAANNWSVNEVVTWLETMQLSEYVDSFLKNDIRGKELLTLGRRDLKDLGVVKVGHVKRILQAIKDLSEN, from the exons tgCGATGTTTTCGATGAGATCGATCTATCCGAGTTGTGTTATTTCGAGTGCAGTATTAAGAACGTAAATCATAGCTTTCAG aTTATCACACCTACCCGCTCTCTGGTGCTCTGCGCCGACTCCAGACGCGAAATGGAGGACTGGCTAGGCTCTCTGAAGATGGCAACAGCTCCGCAGCGTCCTCGAGGCGATAGCTTTCTGATTGACCAGCATGACATTCTCTCCAACCACCACCATTGGTATGCCACCTCGCACGCGCGTCCCACCTACTGCAATGTGTGCCGCGATGCATTGTCCGGGGTCACCTCGCATGGACTCAGCTGCGAGGTGTGCAAGTGCAAGGTGCACAAGCGTTGTGCGGCTAAAGCGATTGCTAACTGCAAGTGGACAACGCTGGCCACCGTAGGCAAAGATATTATCGAGCAACCCGACGGCAGCATCATAATGCCGCATCAATGGATGGAGGGCAATCTGCCCGTGTCAGCggtgtgtgctgtgtgcaaAAAGACCTGTGGATCAGTGCTGCGCCTGCAGGATTGGCGTTGTCTCTGGTGCAGGGATACGGTGCATGTGGCATGTCGACCACAGATGGCCATTGCCTGCCCCATTGGACCAGCTAAGCTGTCCGTGGTGCCGCCCACGAGCGTGCATTCAATCAGCACCGATGATGCCTGGGATGTGGTCAGCCCGAAAGGAAACTTCTCGCCTCTGCTCGTATTTGTGAACTCCAAGTCGGGTGATAATCAAGGCGTTAAATTCTTGCGTCGCTTCAAACAGCTGTTGAATCCGGCGCAGGTCTTTGATCTGATCTCAACGGGTCCCAGTCTGGGCTTGCGTCTCTTTCGACACTTTGAAATATTTCGCATACTAGTCTGCTCTGGCGATGGATCCGTTGGCTGGGTGCTCAGCGAAATCGATCGTTTCAATATGCAT aaaCAATGCCAAGTGGCTGTTATGCCATTGGGAACTGGCAATGATCTGGCCAGGGTTTTGGGCTGGGGCTCCAGTTGCGACGACGACACGCATTTGCCGCAAATTCTTGAGCGCTATGAATCGGCCAGCACTAAAATGCTGGATCGCTGGAGCATTATGGTCTTTGAGAAGGCCATCAGTGTGCCGAAGACTCCAAAGATGTCGATTACAACAGAGCAGGAAGCGCTGCTTACGGGCATGGTAACATCGGCCAATCATCATCTGCGCTTCATTGTGGAAACGAACGATACCCAAACACTCATCTCCTCCACGCGCACATTGTGTGACACCGTCGAAGATCTCGTGGCACGCATCTGTGAGCATCATAAGGATGATGAACAACTGACCATCAAATGTGACATTCTTAGACAGAAGCTGAACATGCTGCTGGATGCTCTGCAGGAGGAGGAAATGGGCGCCCACAGTGGCGACGATTTGATAGCTACCATACGCAGTCTTATTGTGCGAGGAGCTGCCTCTTCAGCCGCAGCAGCTCGACCATCGTATCT GAATCCGAACATGCCTATTGAGAAGAACGAAAAGGATCACATAAATTCGAAGGAGCGACGCAATAGCCGGTCACTGCGATCCAGCGAGAAGGAAGCTCTGCAGTCCCGTGCCAACAGCGTCAAGCGGGCCATATACAATGTGGTCGAGCACTCGGAGCCAGGTCGCCCAAAACGCTACCAACGCAAGCTGTCGATTACCCCATTTGAGGCCCTAAAGATACCCGCTAACAACTCTGGAGAATCGACGCCATGCAGTTCGCCGTTGCCCATAATACCACCCATCAACATAATCTCACCGACAATGGAGACTTCGCGTCTAACCTGCATCTCACCGCTGCCGGACACCCGCCGTGATTCTGTGGACGAGAACTTTTTCAACAGCATCAATTTGCCAGCGCCGCGTCAGTTTGCCGACAGTCGCCGCAGCTCAGGCGTGCCTGAGGTCATACAGGAGATGGAGGAGGGCGCCAACGGCGAGACAATCTATCGCATAGGACGACTATCGCTCAGTGGCGGCGCCAACATTGATGATGCCGGCAATCGTCTGTCGCCCAGCAGCGATGGCGGGGATAATACACCCACTGAGCGCAAGGTGGATTTTCTGCGGGTACCCATCATAACCGGTGAACCGATTGTTGATCCCCTCTCCGACTACAGACCCATTGAGGTATTCGAACGCACCTACTACATGGCACGTGAACTGGACAAGGATAAGGAGCGCAAAGCAGATGGCGATGGCAGCGATGCGAGCAGCATAATCAACTGCGACAAAGAGGATGCAAATGAGAACGAAAAGGGCGAAACATTGCAGCCGCAACGAGCTCTGGTACACACATGTAACCTGCAGGTACCCGGCATTGTCGTAACCCCCAACTCCCAAAATGTTTATACAAGCGCAAGCCTCACAATCATTGATACCGATGCCCAGACGAACACGAACACT GAGCAATCATCATCAGAGGAACTTGGAGGCGAGGCGAGCGATGTGCTGTCGGCCATCAGCAATGAGGAGTGCAGCGTTGCCTCGGAGATATTTGATAAACCCGAGACTGGTCACACACTTGGCGATATTATACAG AATCTCGATGCGAGCAACTTTACGCACATTGATTCGCCCGAAACGAGCGATGAGACCGAAGCCATGCCCGGCGAGAGTCTGATGGATGACATCAGCTCAGTCCTGGGCCATGACATAACCAATGCGCTGGCGGATAATACGATAACGGATGACACAACCACACTCTGCTCCGAGCACATTGGTCCACCAAAGCCGCCGCGCAAAAAGTCGATGAGCGCCTTAACACAATCGAAATCGCATCCTTTGAGACGTAACTCATCGCCACCGCGAATTGCGCGATTGGCGCGCATGGACAGCGATGATAATCCGCAGCAGTTTGGCTTTGAGAACATTGTGTTTGAGATCGATAATCGCTGCGATGATCAGAAGATGCGTGAGCCGCCACGTTTCTGCAGCCTGGCGCAGTTCGTGGAAGGTAACGATATAGCGCGACAAAGTTTCAAG CGTCCCAAAAAGCGCATCTCACTcaagaaattgaaatcaacTACAACAATCGTATCTCAACAGCAGCTAACACTCGatagcaacagaaacaacgaCAGCACCAACAACGAAGATGTGGTAACGCCCACAAATTCAATCATATCAAAGGCGTATCCGAACATGACAATGACTACGACTAGCGATGAACTGGATGAACTGTCAATGCAAACAGcgattaaaattgaaatacaagATGCTGAGGCatcgtcaacaacaacagcgacatcAACGAAACCACTTGAATCGGCAATGGCATCATCGACGTCGCCCACGAAGAAATCTGGTCATGGACAAGATGTAAAGCGCATTACTTTTGATGAGTCGTGTAAGAAAGAATCCTTTGATGATGTAAATCCCAACTATCCACAGATAAGTGTTGTTGTAAGACCACCAACACCATTGCGCGGTGACTCCGTCAAACCCacaacgtcgtcgtcatccATCCTGACGACGCCGTCGGGTCTGCTCGGCGTGCGATCATTGAACTCCTCGGAGATCCGACGACACTCGAGTCATGCGCCCAGCTTATCTGTCCGCGAATATGACAAGGATAAAGATCGTCGCCATTCCGGTTTCAATCCAAATTTCTTAACATTGGATCCGGAGCATGCGCGCTTCCTCAGCAGTTCACCAGCGGCTAGTCGTAGAATTAGCTGTGGCAGTCTCTTCAAG CCGAACGAAGCATTACCAAATCTGCAGACGCTCAAGGGCTCCAAGTCGAGTCTATTCATGGGCTCCACTCTCTTTGGTTTCGAGCACTTTAATGCGGGCGATAAGGAGGAAAAGCTCAGCAAGGATAAGGAGAAGACGCCGACGGAAGAAACCAGCCGCAAGCTGCCTATTATCAATCCTCTAGTGCGCTTGCCCAATTGGCCAA ATCTGACGAATGGCACTGGCTTCATCTCCAAATGTCTGCTGGCCAATGCAGACACTTTGTGTGCAGCAGTTAGCCCGCTTATGGATCCTGATGAAACCCTACTGGCCGGATACCATGAGAAATGTGTTATGAATAACTAtttcggcatcggcatcgatGCCAAGATCTCGCTGGACTTTCACAACAAACGCGAAGAGCATCCAGAAAAGTGTCGCTCAAGAGCTCGCAACTACATGTGGTATGGAGTGCTCGGTTCAAAACAATTGCTACAGAAGACCTGCAAAAATTTGGAGCAACGAGTGCAGTTGGAGTGTGATGGCCAACGAATACCATTACCCGAGCTTCAGGGTATTGTTATACTAAACATACCCAGTTTTATGGGCGGCACAAACTTTTGGGGCAGCAGCACCAAGAAGGACGACATCTTCTTGACGCCCAGCTTCGATGATCGTGTACTCGAAGTGGTCGCCGTGTTTGGATCAGTGCAAATGGCAGCCTCACGTTTAATCAATCTTCAACACCATCGTATTGCCCAGTGTCAGAGTGTACAGATTAATATCTTGGGCGACGAGGAAATACCCATTCAGGTCGATGGCGAGGCTTGGCTGCAGCCGCCAGGCATGATTCGCATCCTCCACAAGAATCGCGTCCAGATGCTGTGCCGTAATCGCAGCCTGGAGGTCTCATTAAAGAGCTGGCAGGagaagcagcgacagcatAGCATCTCTATACAGCGTGATGCCTCTTCGACAGCCTCCGAACATGCCGCCTCCACGGATGAGGTCATTTCGGAACGTGAATGCTACGTGCTGTTGAACTTTATTGAGGCTGTCAGTTCATTGGTGAAATGGGTCAAGTTCTTGATCATATCGCATCCGGCACTTCAGCATGATTTATATGAGGTAGCCTGCCGGGCCAGTGAAGCATTGGAGTCAATACATCCGCAGGGCAAACTTCTCGAGGGTCCTTCGTTGCGCACCAAATTGGTTGAGGTAATCGACTCGTCACGCCAATTATATGATGATGCGTGCACTTTGCTGCGTGATCGCGGACACAGTCTCATACTACGCGAGGATCTGGAGACGAAGCTGAGCGCAGCTTTGGCCAATatggaaatggaattgaaGAAGTGCTCGGTGCAAAAATGCATCGATGGCAAGTTGCGAGCCTACTTCAACGTGCTGGCACCCAATGAGGAG TCGGATGGTCGCCGTAAGTCACGTGCATTCTGGGGTCGTCTACGCTCTGGATCGACAGCTGGTCAACAGCAGTTCAAGCCGCCACTCACGAATACCCGAGAAGCTGCCAATAACTGGAGCGTCAATGAGGTGGTCACCTGGCTGGAGACCATGCAGCTATCGGAATATGTTGATAGTTTCCTTAAGAATGATATACGCGGCAAGGAGCTGCTGACCTTGGGTCGACGTGATCTCAAGGACTTGGGCGTTGTTAAAGTGGGTCATGTGAAGCGCATATTGCAAGCTATTAAAGATCTAAGCGAGAATTAA